The Methylomicrobium lacus LW14 genome window below encodes:
- a CDS encoding replication-associated recombination protein A — MLDDLTRPLADRMRPRSLDEYAGQKHILQPGKPLYQSISAGRLHSMIFWGPPGAGKTTLARLIARHADAEFAPISAVLAGVKEIRAAVSEAQLLLQQKQRRTILFVDEVHRFNKAQQDAFLPHVEDGTVYFIGATTENPSFALNNALLSRARVYVLNPLTTEDLLAVAERALTDQERGLGRLGIAMDAEIRQQFVLAADGDARKLLNLLELAVELAAANNENCIGEALAREVLSGGVRRFDKQGEEFYNQISALHKSVRGSAPDAALYWLCRMIDAGCDLAYIARRIVRMASEDIGNADPRGLQIALDAWAAQERLGSPEGELALAQAVIYLACAPKSNAVYRAYNAAMQDAKRSGSLSVPVHLRNAPTQLMKALDYGKEYRYAHDEPEAYAAGESYFPDELRGASYYQPVGRGLEIKIGEKLKHLQALDKQYRR; from the coding sequence ATGTTGGACGATTTGACCCGGCCGCTGGCCGACAGGATGCGGCCGAGAAGCCTGGACGAGTATGCCGGGCAGAAGCACATTTTGCAGCCCGGCAAGCCGCTTTATCAAAGCATCAGCGCCGGGCGCCTGCATTCGATGATTTTTTGGGGGCCGCCCGGCGCGGGTAAAACCACGCTCGCCCGGCTGATCGCCCGCCATGCCGATGCCGAATTCGCGCCGATTTCGGCGGTACTGGCTGGCGTGAAGGAAATCCGGGCGGCGGTCAGCGAAGCGCAGTTGCTGTTGCAGCAAAAGCAGCGGCGCACGATCTTGTTCGTGGACGAAGTTCACCGTTTCAACAAGGCGCAACAGGATGCGTTTTTGCCGCATGTCGAGGACGGCACGGTCTATTTTATCGGCGCGACGACCGAAAATCCGTCATTCGCGCTGAACAATGCGTTATTGTCGCGCGCCCGCGTGTATGTGCTGAATCCTTTAACGACCGAAGATTTATTGGCGGTCGCCGAACGCGCCTTGACCGATCAGGAACGCGGGCTCGGACGTCTCGGCATCGCCATGGACGCGGAAATCAGGCAGCAGTTTGTGCTGGCGGCCGATGGCGATGCGCGAAAACTGTTGAATCTGCTGGAACTGGCGGTCGAGCTGGCCGCCGCGAATAACGAGAACTGCATCGGCGAGGCCTTGGCCAGGGAGGTGCTCAGCGGCGGCGTCAGGCGTTTCGATAAGCAGGGCGAGGAGTTTTACAACCAGATTTCCGCGCTGCACAAGTCGGTGCGCGGCAGTGCGCCCGATGCGGCACTGTATTGGCTGTGCCGGATGATTGATGCCGGCTGCGATCTGGCGTATATTGCCCGCAGGATCGTCAGAATGGCGTCCGAGGACATCGGCAACGCCGATCCCCGCGGCCTGCAAATCGCTTTGGATGCCTGGGCCGCTCAGGAACGCCTGGGCAGCCCGGAAGGCGAGCTGGCGCTCGCGCAGGCGGTCATTTATCTGGCCTGCGCGCCGAAAAGCAATGCGGTTTACCGGGCTTATAACGCCGCGATGCAGGATGCGAAACGCAGCGGTAGCCTGAGCGTACCGGTGCACCTGCGCAATGCGCCGACCCAACTGATGAAGGCGTTGGATTACGGCAAGGAATACCGTTATGCCCATGACGAACCGGAAGCTTACGCGGCGGGAGAGAGCTATTTTCCGGACGAGCTCCGCGGGGCTTCTTATTACCAGCCGGTGGGCAGAGGCCTGGAAATCAAAATCGG
- the lolA gene encoding outer membrane lipoprotein chaperone LolA — MSQQKWLGFILILLLFSYLPAQADDKPVQQLKAFLASSKSLSADFKQVLIDEQGKPVRTSFGVFYLQRPGKFRWDYQKPFAQQIVADKGKVWFYDKDLEQVTVKKLDESLGSTPALLLSGEVSLDDNFTIEGQGKEGDMQWIKLLPKSAETTFKYILIGLDKGSLGGMELSDNFGQLTRIYFSNVLINPPIKQTLFQFEVPKGADVFEE, encoded by the coding sequence ATGAGTCAACAAAAGTGGTTGGGTTTTATCCTGATTTTATTATTGTTCAGCTATTTGCCGGCGCAGGCGGACGATAAGCCGGTGCAGCAGCTGAAAGCCTTTTTGGCGTCTTCCAAATCGTTGTCCGCCGATTTCAAGCAGGTCTTGATCGATGAGCAGGGCAAGCCGGTCCGGACCAGTTTTGGTGTCTTTTACCTGCAGCGTCCGGGCAAATTCCGCTGGGATTATCAAAAACCGTTTGCCCAACAGATTGTCGCCGACAAAGGCAAGGTCTGGTTCTACGACAAAGACTTGGAGCAGGTCACCGTCAAAAAGCTCGATGAATCGCTCGGTTCGACGCCGGCGTTATTGCTGAGCGGCGAGGTGTCATTGGACGACAATTTCACGATCGAAGGTCAGGGCAAGGAGGGCGACATGCAATGGATCAAGCTGTTGCCGAAAAGCGCGGAAACGACATTCAAGTACATTTTGATCGGTTTGGACAAGGGTTCTCTCGGCGGCATGGAACTCAGCGATAATTTCGGGCAACTGACCCGTATCTACTTTTCGAACGTGCTGATCAATCCGCCGATCAAGCAGACTTTGTTTCAGTTTGAAGTCCCGAAAGGCGCGGATGTGTTTGAGGAGTGA